A single genomic interval of Bos indicus isolate NIAB-ARS_2022 breed Sahiwal x Tharparkar chromosome 5, NIAB-ARS_B.indTharparkar_mat_pri_1.0, whole genome shotgun sequence harbors:
- the MBD6 gene encoding methyl-CpG-binding domain protein 6 — protein sequence MNGGNESSGADRAGGPVATSVPIGWQRCVREGAVLYISPSGTELSSLEQTRSYLLSDGTCKCGLECPLNVPKVFNFDPLAPVTPGGAGVGPASEEDMTKLCNHRRKAVAMATLYRSMETTCSHSSPGEGASPQMFHTVSPGPPSARPPCRVPPTTPLNGGPGSLPPEPPSVPQAFPPLAGPGGLFPQPRLPDPVSSGGSSSPCFLPRGNAPSPAAPPPPAISLNAPSYSWGAALRSSLVPPDLGSPPAPHASSSPPSDPPLFHCSDALTPPPLPPSNNLPGPPGPSGPATQPPVSSATMHLPLVLGPLGGAPSVEGPGAPPFLASSLLSAAAKAQHPQFPPPSTLQGRRPRAQAPSASHSSLPRPSQRRPRRPPTVLRLLEGGGPQAPRRSRPRAPAPTPQSFPLPEPSQPILPSVLSLLGLPTPGPSHSDGSFNLLGSEAHLPPPPTLSSGSSPQPTHPIPPALPGTTSGSLSSVPGAPAPPAASKAPLVPSPVLQSPSEALGMGAGPAGPLPPLAGGEAFPFPSPEQGLALSGAGFPGMLGTLPLPLSLGQPPPSPLLSHSLFGVLAGGGGQPPPEPLLPPPGGPGPPLAPGEPEGPSLLVASLLPPPPSDLLPPPSAPPSNLLASFLPLLALGPTAGDGEGSAEGAGGPSGETFSGLGDLPPLLFPPLSAPPTLIALNSALLAASLDPPSGTPPQPCVLSAPQPGPPTSSVTTATTDPGASSLGKAPSNSGRPPQLLSPLLSASLLGDLSSLTSSPGTLPSLLQPPGPLLSGQLGLQLLPGGGAPPPLSEASSPLACLLQSLQIPPEQPEAPCLPPESPTSTLEPEPARPPLSALAPPHSSPDPPVPELLTGRGSGKRGRRGGGGLRGINGEARPGRGRKPGSRREPGRLALKWGARGGFNGQMERSPRRTHHWQHNGELAEGGAEPKDPSPPGPHSEDLKVSPGVVRKSRRGRRRKYNPTRNSNSSRQDITLDPSPTTRAAVPLPPRARPGRPAKNKRRKLAP from the exons ATGAATGGGGGCAATGAGAGCAGTGGAGCAGACAGAGCTGGGGGCCCTGTGGCCACATCTGTCCCCATCGGCTGGCAGCGCTGTGTTCGAGAGGGTGCTGTGCTCTATATCAG TCCAAGTGGCACAGAGCTGTCTTCCTTGGAGCAAACCCGGAGCTACCTCCTCAGCGATGGGACCTGCAAGTGCGGTCTGGAGTGTCCACTCAATGTCCCCAAG GTTTTCAACTTTGACCCTTTGGCCCCGGTGACCccgggtggggctggggtggggccagcATCAGAGGAGGACATGACCAAGCTGTGCAACCACCGGCGGAAAGCTGTTGCCATGGCAACTCTGTACCGCAGCATGGAGACCACCTGCTCACACTCTTCTCCTG GAGAGGGAGCAAGCCCCCAAATGTTCCACACTGTGTCCCCAGGGCCTCCCTCTGCCCGCCCTCCTTGTCGAGTCCCTCCTACAACTCCACTCAATGGGGGTCCTGGCTCCCTTCCCCCAGAACCACCCTCAGTTCCACAGGCTTTCCCCCCTCTAGCAGGCCCTGGGGGGCTCTTCCCACAGCCAAGGCTTCCTGACCCCGTCTCCTCTGGAGGCAGCAGCAGCCCTTGTTTCCTCCCACGGGGCaatgccccctccccagctgcaCCTCCTCCACCTGCTATCAGCCTCAACGCCCCCTCATATAGCTGGGGAGCTGCTCTCCGATCCAGCCTGGTGCCCCCTGACCTGGgctctcctccagccccccaTGCCTCCTCCTCACCACCTTCAGACCCTCCTCTCTTCCATTGTAGTGATGCCTTaacaccccctcccctgcccccaagcAATAATCTCCCTGGTCCCCCTGGCCCCTCTGGTCCTGCCACTCAGCCACCAGTGTCTTCAGCCACTATGCACCTGCCCCTGGTCCTGGGGCCCCTGGGAGGGGCCCCCTCGGTGGAGGGGCCCGGGGCACCCCCCTTTCTTGCTAGCAGCCTACTCTCTGCAGCCGCCAAGGCACAGCACCCCCAATTCCCCCCTCCCAGCACTTTACAGGGCCGAAGGCCCCGTGCCCAGGCACCCTCAGCTTCCCACTCCTCATTGCCCCGTCCCTCTCAGCGTCGTCCCCGCAGACCCCCAACTGTGTTGCGATTGCTAGAAGGGGGGGGGCCTCAAGCCCCTAGGCGGAGCCGTCCTCGggcccctgctcccaccccccaATCTTTTCCTCTGCCGGAGCCATCCCAACCAATTCTCCCTTCTGTGCTGTCCCTGCTGGGACTCCCCACCCCTGGCCCTTCCCACTCTGACGGAAGCTTTAACCTTTTGGGGTCAGAGGCAcaccttcctcctccccccaccctctcctcagGGAGCTCTCCCCAGCCCACGCACCCCATCCCGCCTGCCCTCCCTGGGACCACCAGTGGCAGCCTCAGCAGTGTGCCAG gTGCCCCTGCCCCACCAGCTGCCTCCAAAGCCCCCCTAGTCCCCAGCCCTGTGCTTCAAAGCCCATCTGAAGCGCTTGGGATGGGGGCCGGCCCAGCCGGCCCTCTGCCTCCCCTGGCTGGTGGGGAGGCTTTCCCTTTCCCCAGTCCCGAGCAGGGCCTGGCGCTGAGTGGAGCCGGCTTCCCCGGGATGCTAGGGACCTTGCCCCTCCCTCTGAGTCTGGGACAACCTCCACCTTCTCCATTGCTTAGCCACAGTTTATTTGGCGtgctggctgggggagggggacaacCTCCCCCTGAGCCCCTGCTCCCCCCACCAGGGGGACCTGGCCCTCCCCTAGCCCCAGGTGAGCCCGAAGGGCCTTCACTTTTGGTGGCTTCCCTGCTTCCACCACCCCCCTCAGACCTTCTTCCACCCCCTTCTGCACCTCCTAGCAACCTCCTTGCCTCTTTCCTGCCCTTGTTGGCCCTGGGCCCCAcagctggggatggggagggatctGCAGAGGGAGCCGGGGGTCCAAGTGGGGAGACATTTTCAGGTTTGGGAGACCTGCCCCCCCTGCTGTTCCCCCCCCTTtcagctccccccaccctcatAGCTTTAAATTCTGCGCTGCTGGCTGCCAGCCTGGATCCCCCCTCGGGGACGCCCCCCCAG CCCTGTGTCCTGAGCGCCCCCCAACCTGGACCACCTACCTCCAGTGTCACCACGGCAACTACTGACCCGGGGGCCTCCTCTCTGGGCAAGGCCCCCTCCAACTCAGGGAGACCCCCTCAACTCCTTAGCCCTCTGCTGAGTGCCAGCCTGCTGG GTGACCTGTCTTCGCTGACCAGCAGCCCTGGAACCCTCCCCAGTCTGTTGCAGCCTCCTGGCCCTCTTCTCTCTGGCCAGTTGGGGCTGCAGCTCCTCCCTGGGGGGGGAGCTCCTCCACCCCTCTCAGAGGCTTCTAGTCCCCTAGCCTGCCTGCTACAGAGTCTCCAG ATCCCTCCAGAGCAGCCAGAAGCCCCCTGTCTGCCCCCTGAGAGCCCCACCTCAACCCTTGAACCGGAGCCTGCCCGGCCTCCCCTCAGTGCCTTAGCCCCACCCCACAGTTCTCCCGATCCCCCAGTCCCTGAGCTGCTCACTGGGAGGGGGTCAGGGAAACGGGGccggaggggaggagggggacttAGGGGCATTAATGGTGAGGCCAGGCCAGGCCGGGGACGAAAGCCTGGCAGCCGGCGGGAGCCTGGCCGACTGGCCCTCAAGTGGGGGGCACGTGGTGGCTTCAATGGACAAATGGAACGGTCCCCAAGAAGGACCCACCACTGGCAGCATAATGGGGAGCTGGCTGAAGGGGGTGCTGAGCCCAAGGATCCATCCCCTCCTGGGCCCCATTCTGAGGACCTTAAG GTATCCCCAGGGGTAGTCAGAAAGTCTCGTCGTGGCCGCAGGAGAAAATACAA CCCAACCCGGAACAGCAACAGCTCCCGCCAGGACATTACCTTGGACCCCAGCCCCACAACCCGC
- the LOC109559326 gene encoding DDIT3 upstream open reading frame protein, translating to MLKMSGWQRQSQNQSRNLRRECSRRKCIFIHHHT from the exons ATGTTGAAGATGAGCGGGTGGCAGCGACAGAGCCAAAATCAAAGCCGGAACCTGAGGAGAGAG TGTTCCAGAAGGAAGTGTATCTTCATACATCACCACACGTGA